In Mytilus edulis chromosome 8, xbMytEdul2.2, whole genome shotgun sequence, the genomic window gtaaaatcacaaaaataccgagttccgaggaaaattcaatacgaAAAATTTCCAAACAAATGATCAAATtataagctcaaacacatcaagtatGTGGAAataaactgtcatattcttgacttagaacaggcattttcgtctatataagaaatggtggattaaactcgGTTTACCGAGCAAAATTGATCCTTGTTTGAAATCAGTCATAATGTGTCTCTTTTTTTATCTCTACGACGGATATGTTTCAATAATCGTAACATTACTACAACACTGAAAGTGACCTTCTGAAATAGACTTATCACCGTTTTTATATTAACACAAGCAACACTAGGGTTGcaacatttggagcaggatctgcttttaCTGCCGTAGTTCTTGTTGCTCAGACTATGGGTTGCTTTATTGTTTTCTCTACACCATTCGTCTGTTGACATCTTTTCATTTTATAGCACAGTTGATTTTTGACTGGTGAGTTTGAAaaagtattgttttaattttgttttgtgaaattgtCTCAAAATCATTTGGAAAGGAAAAGTGTAGGTTGAATGAAAATAAGATTAAGCTAACGTGATATATTAGAAACCTTACAATATTCACACAGACgcatttttattgaatttttcggCTGAAAGTATTACAATGTGGTTAATAAAGACAAATTGTTTCTAATCAGCAATTTGTTGATGATAACAGCTTGTTATTAGTATCACCAATGACACCTTTAGTacttatctgtttttttttattacagatggaTATACTTCAGAGACTCTAGATTTACAATGGTATAAAGAACCAGTAGAAAAGAAAGACGACATAATTTTGTCTCAGTTCAGCCTTGGTTGTGAGAAAACAATTAAATGTGATAAAGTATATGCAGGATGTAAGGTTCATacgaaaaaatatgttttcaaacTCATATATTTTAGCGTGTTCAGGTCTGTTGATTATTTAGATAAATTCGAGCAATCCCATATGTCGAACACATTTGCAATATAAATGGGAAGTCTATTTAGCTATTCAACAAGGTTTAAACAACCATTTATGCGTAAAATGCGTGTACCATGTCGgcaatatgaaagttgttttccattcattctgTTTGTTTGAAAATGTCTTCAAGTAACATTCgatgttgtctgtttttattaactttcccttttttaattcatttcgtggttcggtatttttgttttaaataaaatacgtGTTTGATATTTAGAATATGGATGAATTTGTGAGAACACACTTAtattttaagtaatgcatttccATTATCAAAACTGTATGTTAGAAGTTTGCTTTCATgatagttttaaaattataacaaaaatacttgaaattaaaacaaacaatacCCACCACAACCGAGAACATAGGCGTTACAATAATAAACAACAGCACGTGTTGTAAGTTTAGTAGCTATACGCGGTTAGATGAATCAGTTTAACGTTCGGGAACACATTTCCGTTTTTCAAGTCGTAAACGCGCATAATTTGGGAAGAAGGATAAACTCATAcgttacatttaaaaaatatgttaaattttttgCAGAAATCATTTAGTGACTTTTTACGACTATAATATTATCATAATATTACGCCGAGTTAAAAACGAAAACAACTCCGTTTTCGTCATAATATCAGTAGTTGAACTAATGGCTGTCGACATTCGCATAATGTGTACATTTAGAGAACACTAAACCGttaaaaatacaatcattaaatgACGTAAACCAACTTTGAAATTGATCGAATATTAAATTATATACATTGGATAAAGGTGCAAGCTTTCGGATAATaccaaaaaattaaatcacaaacaTACCAAACTACGAAGAAGATTTAAAACagagaaaatggtggattaaacctggttttatagctacataACCatccccccacacacacacacttgTATGACAAAACAAAATACTATGCGAAGAGAGACTGAAAATAACACACATAAAAGGATGGATAGAACACCAACAAAAAGAATTTGTCTTGTATCCGTAAAGATACTCTTCATAATTACCATGGCAATCAAACATCCAATGATGCAATAAACAGTATTTACGTTTTCTTTGTATTTACATGTTTAGTGTTTAAATAAAATCCCTTGACTGTTGATAATCATCGTTATTTTAATGCAAGtatgtaaatgaaatatatacGAGAAGCTGCGTTGTACACATGAATGAAAAGATAATAACGATACACCAAAAGTCATCTAGAGGgtaacatacagtcttcaacatttcCTAAAATTCAAACAATAACAACTTTAAACACTATAAAAATTAACATTCATGGATTATGTGAGTACACGTGTAAACTTTAACTGTGGTGAAGCATTGTTTTGTAAGTTAATTTGATATTATAACCTTACTGTTAAATGAATGACAAGCCTTTACCAGATGCAAaattgttatttaatttcaattttagtattattttacAGTGAAGTTTTCATGTGTTCAAATGAACATTAAACTGGATCGTCTGTACGATTACTACCTGATTCAGACATATATACCAACAACTCTGATCGTTATCCTGTCATGGGTTTCTTTTTGGATCAGCATTGACGCTACTCCTGCAAGGATATCACTGGGACTACTTACAGTCCTCACCATGACAACACAGAATACTGGATTACCACAAGTTTCATATTTCAAAGCAATTGATGTTTGGATggtttcttgtatgttctttgtgtTTGCAGCATTGATTGAGTTTGCTTATGTTAATGTTTTGTCAAGAGTGCGATTGCGCAGGCAAACATCTGTGGCAGACAATGGTGGTTATGATAATGATCAAAGTCCAAGAAAAAGAGTCCCGTCAAAGGTAAAGTGAACTGTAGAACCTTAATACAtgtaatgataaaacaaaattttacaattacaTTAAATGCCCATTTATGAATTAAACTTTCTCCTTTTGATCAAAATATACATATACCCTACACCATGTACACCATATGGTCATATGTTTTGCGATTAAATAATGCATTTTATATGTCTACTGATAATTATATATGAATGATGTCCTTTTGTTTTGGTTTCGTTGACATGTACCCcacatatgttttaaaaattgacatCGATTTCGAATTCTCTGtaagatttgtaaaaaaatatcctTGTTGAGTAGCATTCTTAACTCATAGACTGATAGCTGTTTTCAAGCTGTCTTATCATAACTATCATATTACGTTTCGTGACACTTGCCTTACTTGTCCTTTAATTAGTTCTAAATAagcatatttttgttatatttttagaaCGAATATCATGGATGCAGGTTCAACATATGCTTTCAGAATATGGCAAATAGAGAAAAAGCTCGGAACGTGGACAGAATATCACGAATTatgtttcctttattttttatattgtttaatttggTTTACTGGATTGTTTACCTGTTTGTCTTAAAAACTAAAGCAGACATACAGCCATGTTAAAAGATAAGAATgttattttaaattgtataattCAATTTACTTCATTTGCAATTTTTCTAACATAATGTATGCCCGTATACTGTATTTaataatacaataatattatgattattataaaatattattgtgCCAGAATGTTAACTGTTTGTTCACATAGTTATACACAACTTGTCAAATCATGTACAAtaattaagataaaacaaatacacaatattgtatatatatatatatattattaactgTTTAAAACTATTAATGTAAAATCATTCACAAATAacgaataaaaaagaaacaacgTCGTTAAAATTCGAGCTGGTGTttagaatattttaaaacaaaaataatatattccCCGGAATTGTTTGACATAAGAAGACAACAAGATTCCGTAAGCGGCTTATCTGGATGTGGTGTCAAgtaaatgttgtttaaaattatgttgggctaaaaaatataaattttgtatgTCATGTTTAATCACTAAGTCTTATTTAAATCAAAGTTTGCAGTTTCATAAAAAATGTTTACACTTTTCAGTTTGATTTAACCTACGTTTACAATCAAAGTAGTATATGCGTTGTTATTAAGGAATTACACGACGACTTCGTGTCTTATTGTACACCAAGGTAGATAAATCGTATTGccataaaaaaatctataatataCACAGTTTAATTGGTATAATGGGACATTGTATTAAAAGATCAGTTCATCAAACAACATAGCtcgataaaacaaataaaacacttTAACCATATAAATCACTACATCAAAATGTGAATGTCATTTGCAACTGTTATATGACAAAATGGACTCGGCTTTAATTTGACAGAACGGTGGGTTTCATCTAAGGACCCGTTTAGACAAATATGTTTTGGCAATAACAGGTATgcttttaacatttgaaaatttctatCTTTTTCTTGTACAAAATTGAACTTTGGTGCAATTTCTCTTGATCAATATCATTTTGCCTGCACCTTGATTGTTAAATGAATGTAcagttttaacattttcataattACATCAATACtttgaaaaaacaattaaaaaaataatttttaaattgtagttTCCTGTCGTCATTTCCACATAATAATTATAATTGTGGAGAATTTGGTATTGCTTACAGATCGTCATTAAGCGGCAAAGATATATACCCAAGATATTGGCGAGATGTATAGAGGGACGGTTGGGATTTTACAAAACGAGTTTAAACCCGcagcatttttgtgcctgtcccaaataaggaacctctggcctttgttagtctttttttttttttagttcatttatatgtttttgagttaataagtatgacgtccatttttactgacctagtacacaattttattaaaaagccAGCTGAGGACCAACTCCAGGTGCGAGATTTTCACGCTGCGTTGAATTGGTGGCCATCAACTATTGACTtctctttggttgggtttgttgtctctttgccatATTAAGTagtattcccaatttccattctcaattgtattcaACATTTACTATTTCAACTAAGATATTAATGACCACATTAATGCCATGGTAAATACCGAAAGGTCTAACAAGTGCGCGAAACACTAGAAATAAAAACTAAACAGAGACGACACAAAACCCACAAAAAAACTAGAGGAGATATTAGGTGCTCCCGAAGGTTAAGCATATCCTGCCGCATTAGTAGTACATGCACCAATACAAATCTAGGAATAAGTCTCATAAGATGATGCTGAAACCGAGATAAATATAAAGGAGTTTTAGTAACAAAATTTGAACATATAAGTGCTCATTGATTTTCCATAAcattatatacacatggaaatttTCATATACAGAAGCTGTTGGTTAGTTGCTacataaattgaaaatttcacaattggaaagctgaaattatcACTTAGTCGTTGAGTTTTGTTCGCAATCGATCATCACTGTCAATTTTctaaatttaatcaaaaatttgttgttaactaGTGTCTCAAGTAAGTGGAGGGTTTTGGGGGCTAGCAAACAAATTTCACCACGTTCCTttccataaaaagtaaaatcacattaATACTGATCAAGAACTCCTATGagaattcaaaacgaaaagtccctaatcaaatggctaaatcaaaatctcaaacacattaaacgaatggataacaactgtcataatcctgacttggtacaggcattttcatatgtagaaaatggtggattgaacctggtttcatagctagtgaaacctctcacttgtatgacagtcgcatcaaattccttaATATTAACAACAATGCgtgaaaaaacaaacagacatgaaaggttaaaatgtcaaaaataaagcagtcaacgttgtgttaaaatcttaatcaATTCAAAAACATACACATATGTAACAAAAAGGAACAAAATGGCTATAAATACCAAGCATATGAAGCAAAAATTCAAGACAAGAATTCAAAAATGTaacatagtacaataacacaattacgggatgtataagtacagaaccaCATCATATATGCAACAAAGAAGCATAAAAAGGCATAGAGACGACGCACAtagcaaaaataaaagagaaGTAACAATCAAATTTTCGAGGTAACatcaaaaggcatatagacaaaaaacattagcaaaaatgaaaaacaagaattcGAGAATATCATCAAAAATAATGACAGGATGTACAAATTATACAAGTATcttgataataataaaaacaaacacatattcaACTATGTATCTGTCCTCAGTCTATAAAGCAGTAGTTTTCGTTAATTGTTTTCACATAAATCAGactgttggttttcttgtttggtTTGTACTGGTATACATTTAGAAATTCTCGACTTTTTATAGCTTGTTTTACGGTAGAAGTATATCAAATTGTAGATAGTTTACGTCTACGTCGTTTTGCATTGGGCCCCATGCATAAATATCTCATTTGAAATAATACCACGTCTAGCCTGCttatttcatattatatataatatgtatatgtgGTAAATTTGGAATCAGGTTCGGTTAGATACACGCGTTCAATATATTAGAACcttattttcactcaaaataaacagacatgaccatatatggaaatcgacaaaacaacctatgaccatatatggaaatcaAGGCAcgggcggcggcggcggcggcgaaGGTATTGTTCAAAACTTTATAAGAAAGGGAGAACACGGCCTTCATCTAATCATGGACGAGTTTTATTTATTCGTCAATAGCGGAGACTCACTCGATCTCTTTCCCGAGAATAGGGGAGGTCAGTTCTCAGTACGTTTACCTCGATCACACTTAACGAATGAAACGTGGGAGTGTGCCCTATTGGAAATGACGTTCGTGCCTACTTTCGAAATACCAACGCGCAGGGTCTACTTATGTTCCGACGTAGTGAGGGAAGAATCGTACGTCAAAGACACGTATCTACCACTACTTCAATCCGTAGCAGTATGACGGGACGAGACGATGGAAGTCATCTTCGAGAGACCACTCTACCGCACGACGAGGGGAGGCGAGGTGACACTATTGGAAATCAGCGTCAGAGACGATAGATTACGAGTGTGTCGATTCAAGGACGATCACGTATTCTGTTTGctgcattttagaaaaaaagttataaGAGGATAGCGGATCATTCGATATCGAAGTATAAACATGGAATGTCCTACCTGTCATAGACGGTTTACCAGGAGAGATGTCATGTTGAGACATTATCGCAATCAACATGAAAGTGGGGATACGCCGCCGCCGCCCGTTCCTGCGGTGGGAAAACAGCCGCCGTCCGGCCCGTTCCTGTTTCGACACCCGTTTACCATGATCGTCTCGGGTCCGACGTCTTGCGGCAAGACGCATTTCGTGGCGGAAGTCCTCCGAGAAGCGGAAGCGATGTGCGAACCGGCGCCGCAGAGAATCGTCTGGCTGTACAAGAGGTGGCAACCCCTCTACGACGTCGTGCGAGACGGAACACTTCCTGCGACAATTCGACGAGGCCACGAGAAGACGACACGGATATCTCCTCGTGGACGTCAAACCGGAGACCCCCGAGACGGAGAGACTGCGCACGAACGTCCTGACGGTGGCGGGAGAGGAGGAGACGACCCAAACGAAAGAAACAAACACGGACGATCTGATCGCCTGCGAAGAATGCGGACTGGTCTTTGTACACCGCCGCGGACTAAAGGAGCATGCGTGTGGCAGGGAGGAGGAGGAAAGGGTCTCCAAGGCGAGGAGGCTCGACAACAGCGAGGATACCTCCGTATACGACACGGAAGAAGACGCACTTCCCATGAGAGACGCGGAACTAGAAGAAGCGTTGGAAGGGTTACCGGTGGATGTATGTTGTGCCGAAGAGTTAGCCGCAGACATCTCGCACCGACCGATGACCTTTGTCGTCAACACGGATACCTGCGATGGACCGGGGAAGCATTGGGTGGCGTTTCACTTTCCATGCACGGGACCGGCAGAATTCGATTCACTCGGACGTTCTCCGGAGTATTACCATCGTCGCTTCAGGGACGTGCTCATCGCCAATGGACCTCAATACAGATTCAGTACGACTCAAGTGCAACCGGGATCATCCAATACGTGCGGACTCTATTGTGTACATTTCGTGAAGAAGAGATATAGAAACATTACCATGGAAGACATTGTGAAAGATTTTTCGTCTAGAGACTTGATGAGTAACGACGACAAACTGCTTGCATTGTACgaataaatgtaataaatatatatgaaactgacatctgcgttggtattttttctatttgccCCGAACACGATACGATTAATCGGTGATTGATGTTCACATCATGAAGAGTTGCTTCCCTTTTTTGTATCAGAGTTCCTCGATACGATCACGTGACCTTGCCTCGTTGAATTGTCACTCCACGAGAGATATATATACAGAGTTGCTTCCCTTGTTTTGTACCAGAGTTAACGTTTCTCGATACGATCACGTGACCTGCTGTCCATATATGGtcttatatgtttattttgatttttgagtgaaaataaaagttttttttccaaatttggtCATCATTTCCATATATGATCATAGGGTACATTGTATCTGGTCggtttccatatatggtcatgtattttattttgatttttcaacggaaataaggtttttaccaaatttggtcatgatttccatatatggtcataggttgttttgtcgatttccatatatggtcatgtatgtttattttgagtGATAATAAGGTTCTTACCAAATTTGGTCataatttccatatatggtcatagggTATTGTGGTCGCTTTCCATATATGGAATTCATCATATGGTGGTCCAAGAGTCATAATCCGACATCTGGTGCTTCCGTTTTTATATATAGCCCTTCATACTAGAAGTGGCAAAGATCTACGTGAGTCATACTGTTCATATGACGTCAGCGCCTTAGCGCCTTGCGTTTTTGTGGTTGCATAAAACATCATAACGAACAGAAAAATACTTCTCGAATTTTCATACGTACATCATGGTATTGTCATGTAGTGAGTCATGCCCCGATCTTGCATCCTGATGATTCATGGTTGCGTCATGACCAAATATGACCTGCGTCCATCCGTCGTGACTCATCTTCCTTACTTCCGCTGACGTCATTAGGGCTAGTATATGCCCATATATCATATTGGGGGCGGGGCATGCGCATATGACGTCAGCGCCCTAGCGCCCTGTGTTTTTGGGGTGGCTCAAACTGAACCGTCCCTACTACTGATGGTAATACAAAATGTAAGCTGCtgatagtgtgtgataacattctGTGAGGGAAATCGATTTTTGCTACACCACTGTTCagcgaattttctgtataaagtcaataattatgCATACTTTTGAAACCAAAACCTTCTATAGCTTTAAATacgcaaatgaaagatttaaaAACTATACCAGTAGagaacgacatgtttatgaaattacaGCGACATATTTGGTTGATATATTGTTATTCGTTATTACAAAAACTGAACTTAAAATATCTGTCATTCTCTTCATACCTAGTTTATCCCTTTTACTGATTATAATGTGCACTGatcattattattgaattttacgCGGTTTGATTGGATAAAGTTTGATTAGTTCACCTTCAAACTATTCTtgcttttcatacatgtatattaattaaCTCAGAACGTTCATGAATAGGTTCAGTAACTTGAAAGACCTTCTAACTGGACACTTGACGAGTCCATATTATGTTCTATCAATGAAAGTAAAGGTATGAAatgtaagaattgccacttcttatattttcataaaaatatttcctaATAAACACtagataaattatttatttatagccTATTGCggagaaaaaaaagagaaaagtttACATGTAAAACCGTTTTTTCCATAAAACAAGTCACATTTAGAAGAGAAATGTTGAAATACAGTTTACACACGGCTACGCCAGGTAAAATCATTTGTTTatcttaacaaacaaaaaacagtgttcagtctcattggaatatattaattacaaataattcCAAACTTAAGTAgtcatgaaataaattaaaaatatgtccgatctgacttttttttttttatcaaaagtcaatacgatcatttaattgtcaattttgtctacctcacaaaatcgtGTTAGGCACTATAATACATAATTCATAAACAGGTAAATTTGAGGAAATATTACGTGTTTGTCGTGcaatgataaacattttttttatgctttAGCCATGTCAATATTCCAGAAAGTTCAAGATGTTTTAATCTGCTGGTATTCTAAGAGTTATTAAGTGATTCGATATTACAAGAATTACTTTTTCTGGCTCTTGGTGACAAAAATTTttgataataacaaaacaaaaaagtattaaataagggcaacagtagtataccgctgttcaaactcataaatccatggacaaaaaacaaaatcggggtaacaaactaaaactgagggaaacgcattaaatataagaggagaacaacgacacaacactacaatgtaacacacacagaaacggaccaagcatcagaaaaAATCcaacgaaaataacaaatataacatcaaaaccaaatacatgaatttgggatagacaagtaccgtgacacgtcttatcgcaatgtgaatttatactaaaaaataagagaaaacaaacgacgcaacgttaactTTTAATGTCAACAAACATAATATAGAGTTGATTATATTAAACACGCTAAAGTAGCTACCGGTAACTTAAATGCTTTAATGGAAGCTTTTGAGATAAGAGAAATAGCAACAAAAAATGTGCCCATCTTCAGTAAACCGCAATGAAGGTTTCGCAATCGATATTtggaaaaaagaaattaaaagtccGCAAACAATTGACCTAAATAAACAGGATGCATTAATTTCTTCTAATCAAAAGTGTCAATCAATCAACGTTTTaaaatttcctcggagtttagtatttttgtgattttacgttttatATCCTTTGAAGAAATGAGTTTTTATATTATGAAACCGAGATAAAACAGATTTAAGGCCGTaccatgacctataatggtttacttttataaattgtattttggatggagagttatctcattggcactcacaccacatcttcctatatctatgtagtaGTCGCTTTCctacctttttttaaattgattttacttCGTTTTGTTTCTATAGTATACTCTCTTGGCTACTATGTTTGTAGTCGCGTTTTTTTCTAGTGTTTGCATGTTTCCAAAATGgttatcttaaaaaaatgaatacaagaaatattataaaacaaagtaTGCTATTAAAGAGATATTTTGATTAATAGCAACAACTTTTCTCTCTTTAATCCTTAATCCAAATGTGTTAGTAGGATTTCGTTTGTTTCTATGATATTGTTTGTCGGTTTTCATTATTCGAAGTCGCTACGACACCTTTACGAGTGTTTCCGTGTTTCCAACAGAATCAtaataa contains:
- the LOC139485113 gene encoding glycine receptor subunit alpha-2-like, whose protein sequence is MFIYVYLLGLIITIRAYQPVNNTERDLVLKELLKNYNSAVPPNYNNDEQLRVEIQVYILSIDSISDSSKDFGLSFFLRQRWNDSRLIHDPRLGTFQLSKQSMNKVWVPELFILNEKRAALHRVSTPDKLLHIKPDGLMYYSTRISGTFSCDVNLLRYPLDHQMCPLTIESYGYTSETLDLQWYKEPVEKKDDIILSQFSLGCEKTIKCDKVYAGLKFSCVQMNIKLDRLYDYYLIQTYIPTTLIVILSWVSFWISIDATPARISLGLLTVLTMTTQNTGLPQVSYFKAIDVWMVSCMFFVFAALIEFAYVNVLSRVRLRRQTSVADNGGYDNDQSPRKRVPSKNEYHGCRFNICFQNMANREKARNVDRISRIMFPLFFILFNLVYWIVYLFVLKTKADIQPC